The Cucumis melo cultivar AY chromosome 9, USDA_Cmelo_AY_1.0, whole genome shotgun sequence genome includes the window TCCCATTCCATTTTCATTTAACTCTCCTTCTCCACCTTCCACCACTCCCTTCATTTATTTCTTTCCaacctcctcctcctcctcctcctatcccttttctcttttttaccCTAAACAATATTCAATCAAAATATccctaaataaatatatttcaaattcaaCCTTTTATgatcaagtttttttttatctatattCGTATATAATTCCagtatatttttcatttttccaaaaaaaaaaaaaaattacaaaagagATTAATATATTAATGAACGTTTGATTTTGTATTCATACTAATCATGAATCTCCTTCATTCTCTATAACACTACAGTAACAAAGTTTTGAATCTTGttttagttaattttaaatgaaaaaagaatCCAAATAACAACCTTTTAATACAACAAAATTAGCCTAAGATTTAAAATATTGTCTAAATTATGTCTTGTAAAAAAAGTCAATtggttaaattaataaattataattcaTTCACCCTATTACAGAAATACATTTATGATTACCTTTTCTAAATTGGTTTGATTAATTATTATTGGAATTAGAAAAGTAAAAGTCACATTGATAAATTTAGGCATTGGGGGCATCTAATCTGTAGGTGAAGCTGCCTAAATAGAATCTATTTTTATAAGCCCTCAATATATATACAATCATTATTATTGGTACAAAATAataacacacatatatatagaaTAGGGCCTAATATAGAATCTCTTTGTTTAGAGCTTTTGAGAACTatatgattaattaatcttCGGACAATTCGTGCCTTAAAGTTTGGACTCATTGCATTTatccaaataaaaaagaaacaaaatttggATTCATTACCTCTatagaacaaaaagaaaaagaaaaaaaaaagggggggcttgaactattatttcttttggattattgtttAATGTTTGTGGATCTATCTATTTCATATGAATGTTTGAAGTCTTATGAAGTGTTTATTAACTCTTTCTACTCTCAATCTTAtgtaataaaattttgaaataaaacttAGTTTTAGTACTGAAATGAgtgatgataattaattaaaatagtcCTTTCAAAAAAGAAAGTTATTTATCGAATTTCCAATTAAATAGGTTTATTGGGAATGGAAACTAAATTGGGTCTCATCattttcccttcttcttcttcttcttcttcttcttcctctactTCACCTctcgaaagaaaagagaaaaaaaaattcagacCGTTTTGTTTTTAATCTTTTCGCTGACCACAGCTCTGAATCCAAATTCATCATTACAACACGACGAAACTGCTACCTAAGAAAATGAAACCCAACGAAAAAGATTGCTTCAATCGCCATTAATTCCCTCTTTCTCTCCCACGTACCTCTTCCTcccaacaaacaaacaaactgGATGTGGCTCTGCCTTTCCCTTTTCTCATTTCCGCCATGGCTGCTCCTTCACCCActtccttcatttcttcttccCATTTCACGCCGGTGAGTCTCTTCCCCAACATTTTTTCTACAATTTCCCATGTTTTCTCTTTTCCCTCCCCCCATTTGATGAATTTCATTGCAGATTCAAGAATGCGACAGAGAAGAGCGGGAGGATACCTCAGCCGCCGCCGGTGGATGTACGGACCTGGGAACTAGTCCGAAGCTTTACCCGACGCCCTTGAATCGGAACATGAATGGGAAATCACAGACGGTTAAGAAACGGTCCGAGTCGGAGTCTGATTCTGTCTCCAGTTCTGACGGGCCGGTGTCGTGTAACCGGTGTCGTCCTCACGCAAGGGAGAAGATCTCTGTCGTTCCTTTGGATAACAGCAATGGTGTTAATAAACAAACGTATTTCTCCATGGCGAGTCCTAATGGTATTTTCAAATCGCTAATTTCTTCGTTAACGCGTAAGAGTCCGAAATCGATTAATGAGTCTTCGGCTCTCACGGCTCGAGAGGAGCAATGGAGAGCTGCCGTGACGGAGTTGTCGCAGAAGCTAGTTCAGGCGACAAGGAAGAGAGATGAGGCTGTTATGGAAGCTTCTAGATTAAAATACGCCATGGCTGAACTGGAGAAAAAACTGGACAAACTCGAGACGTATTGCCATAGTTTGAAATCCGGGATCGAAGAATGTAGCGGTAATTCGCCTTGCCAAATTGGGAAGTATAATCAAATCCAGAGTTTTCAACAGAGTAATCAGAAGCAAGTAATAGAACATTTCTTAGTTTCGGTATCGGAATCTCGATCTTCGATTCGTCTTCTTAGTCGTTCACTGACTCTGCAACTCCGTCACGTCGGAGCCAAAGTATACGAACGAAtttcccttcttcttcaaccttacGATATCAAAATCTCATTCTCCAAAAACCCTAGAAGCATGCTTTTCTACCTTGAAGCTCTACTCAACCAAGCATTCTTCGAGGATTTCGAATCAATTGGATTTCAAAAGAACGCATCGACTCAAGTTCTAAATCCAATCGAAAGATGCGAAGCGAATTTCGAATGTTTCAATTTTCTCCATGAATTAACCTGGGAGGAGGTTCTAAGCAAAGGCACAAAGCATTTCAGCGAGGATTTCAGCCGGTTTTGCGACCGGAAAATGAGCGAGATCGTGGCGATGCTGGGATGGAACAGAGCCTGGCCGGAGCCGCTGCTGCAGGCGTTCTTCAGCGCGTCGAAGAGCGTGTGGCTTCTGCACCTATTAGCAAACTCCGTACATCCAAATCTGCCAATTTTCAGAGTGGAGAAAGAAGCCGATTTCGATTCCGTTTACATGGAGGACATGGGCGGCGATAAGGCAAGAAAGCTGATACCGTCGTTGGTCAGAATAATGATTTCCCCTGGTTTCTATGTTTACGGCAGTGTAGTTAAATGCAAGGTGTTGTGCAGGTATAACGCCGCGGCCGCCTCCGCCGTAACCGCCCCCGTATTGTCACCGTAATCTAggggagaagaaaaaaaaaaaaaaaacagaatttATCGctcattttgttttgtttttggttttatccATTAGTTTAGGAGTGATTGAATTTTGGTATAATGAAAGTAGAATTTTAGGATTATTACTTATTAGCGGTGTGGGGTTTGCTAATTTAGtgtttgaataataataataataataacaataaagttTGAAGAGGAACaaatttgcaatttcttttgtgAATTATTATTTTGGGATCTATTGTTTTGTGTGGTCTACTTTTCtaattctttgttttgttttgggaATTTGAGAAATAGCTTTGGCTTTTTGTTGTTGAAGAGagatccaaggaagatgaaggGATGCATCCATGTGAGTCAAGTTGCTTTCACTTCTGAACCTCTTTTCAATCTTTTTAAACTTTGAATTCATAGTTCTCTTCAACCTTTGTCTTTTGTAGGACAATATCCTTTCAAACTTATCCTTACAAATTTATGCTAAAATATTACCTCTTAAAAATTTAGAAACCAAATATGCATATTCTTATAAGATGAGGGCTAAACAAGTTAAGATTTTGAAAACCGCTAACGGGAGCTAAAATCTTAAGCTTTGTTTATAGTGACTAGGAGCTCATATTTTTTTAACGGACGATGCTTCTAATATTTTGCCAAAAACTTAACTTCATATATTTCATAGTATCTATAGTGTTTGttttttactttctttaatCTCTTTCACTTTTAATGCCTGTGAAACCTTTATGACATTTTCACCGTTCAAGATAGGTTTGAAAAATTGCAATTCATTAATTGTAAAGTAATTTTAACTTTAGTTGTAATTTAAAATGTGaaattttaataacaaattATAAAAATCAAAGTAAAATAAGTAGATCTTACCAAATAGAATCGTGTAAATCGACCGTAGCACTTTATATATATAGCTTTAGATAGCATTTTTAGGGTATCATTCTTTTTATATAATTGCAATCAATGAATGGTAATGTCTTATAACCGTTTACAAAACTTTCCAACTATAAATTTGTGATAACTTTTTAGGGGTAGGTTTTCTTTCTTTagctttatttttgttttcaaactcTTTTGGAATCCTAGCAAGCATTAGAATATAAGTACTATTAATTCCCAGTACTTAAGGACGTATCATATTGATacgtttttgttttaaaaacaggattcctatatatataaacacataaTATATTTTGAAGGAGAACTTTGTCATGGGATAATTTGGATTGAAGGGTAAAATGGGGGTTTTTGGACAGAGTAATTGGCAGCCGAAATAGACTCAACTTGCTTCAGCTTGCTCGGAGCTAACCCCTAAAGTACGATTGCTGGATAGATCCAACCAAAACTGAGCACAAGCCCAGAAGAATAGGCTTTACCTCGTTGAGGGTGCACCCAAATGAATAGTTACAGGCTAGGTTGGCCCAACTCGAGTCGAGCACGAGCCCAAAAGAAAAGGCTCGACATGGTCGAAGGCAAGTCAAATGAAACAATTGCAGTTTAGCTCGACCCAACCTAAGCCAGGTATGAGTTGAGAAGATTGCTAGAAAAACCCACATTAATATGCCCAACTTTTGGAATATGCCTTGAATTTGTTATGTATTGCTACGAACAACCTAGTACAGGGGTCTCTCTAACCTAGTGGCGCCATATTGTAATTTGGAGACATtccttaataatatttgttctcTCTCTACCCGTAGACATAGTTAACACATTGTTAGTAAACCATGTATATATATCTATGTATCGATTTTTACGTTCTTCTATTGCTTAATTAATTGTTGATTTCGTAACACCAATCTATTCCAAAACTGAGGTCAAGCATAAAATAATTTGAAACCCAAAGTCAATTAGGGATAAGAGATTCTTATTCCAAGGAGAATTGAGAGTATGAAAACCTTATAAAATAGGTGATTTAGGCATAGGAAAAGTTGACTCAGAAGTTCAATTTCTTCTCtacatattattttttatatttgacttAGTCATCAAagcttttttttccctttattttGCATGTTCTCTCTTCTTGAAAGCACAAATTTATCATTGATGTCACGTGAAGGTGACCAAATTTTGACATGAacaaaattgaacatacatcaTTAGGCaccaaatccatgaacactcaTCACACATCATTCAACAAGACACCTACCTATAAATTCTTCCAAACTATTATGTTACAAATTCAAGTCTTCAACACATACAAGTCAAAGTAAGCTTAGTTCAACGGTAATCATGTGATCTTTCATCTAGAGATGAGAGATGTTCGATTCTCTATCCTCACATATGTTTAAACAAAGACTTAGTTTAAAAGCTATTGACAGGagtatttaaaaaattagaCGAGCCCAACAACCTGATCAATCCCAACCAAGCTCTTTAGTTGGCTTCCTTATGCCCATGCTCGCATACATCAATTCTCAAAAAAGATTATCTATCATTGGTGGTTTTTTCTTCTCTCCAATTACCCAATGTTTGGTCCTTTTCCTATCTTGTTCTCAATTTCGTttgattcataaataaattgttttattaaaaaaaaaaaaaaagggttaagCCTTTGTAAAAAGGCAAGTAAGTATTTGAATAaaggtttcttttttctttgagaAAAACTTGTATAAAGAGGTTAGAGTAGTAAAAGCCTTGCAAAAGTGAAAGATAGGTCAAAAACTTTATATCTTCCTTCTTTATCAAATTGTGTTTGATTCAATACTATTGACATGACAGTGAAGATATAATTCTGAATCTGATAATTGTTGTACTAAAAGGATTCCAACCATATTTTCCTTCAACCAATAATCTAAGAGTAAATTAATCCTTTTGGTTCTTGCTTAATTTTAGAATAGACTATgtttcaaattaatttattgCAAAACACTACTTTGACTTCAAGTCATAACATCCATATCTTATTTTTTTCCCACAATTAACTTTTACCCTCATACCAagtttatatttctttttcttagaATAATTGCAATAGGTAACATTTTCAAGTTTCAGAATCGAGTGcataacaatattttttaaaaaactgtaaatataataaagtttatcGATTGTTGATAAACTCCAATTAATGATAGACTTTGTCATCGGTAAGCTCCTATATGATATttggtctatcattgatagattttgaaaacaaattataaacttttctacattttcattttttttaattatattatatgtttgaaacttttgaaatttgattgctttattttcaaccaattattattttctttttgaaaaaaaattgaaacatgaagtAATAAGATTTATTGTGGAGATTGAATCCACCTTAGATTTGAGTTTAACTACTACATCAATGGTTTTTGTCTTAATTTGTGCTTATTCATCAAGGAGAGAATGccaaaaaccaaaaataaaaaataaaaacttccATTTCCTTTATCTAAAGttataattaaactttattCTCTCTATTTCATACTTAATATCTACTTGAAGTAAAATCCCATCTGGCCATCCTCATAATTGGTTGGCTGGATCTCACCAACTAAAAACCCCAAGCCTTAGCTCAAGAGCCTAACCTTCATTGGATAGGTCTCCCAATACCCTTACATTTTTCCATTGGATTACtccattatattaattttttatccACATGTTAGAtattttttcaatgttttcaCATTTTTATAATTGTAATACTGTTGACAAAAGAGATGAATCAATATTCTAATTATGTGATAGAAACTtttaccaaaaataaaaaataagcaAGAATATTTTGCTGATGCAAATATAATACAAATAATAGGTATGTTAAATCGTTTAATATTCATAATAGATTTATTTAtcaattactttttttttatttctgttttttataatctttttcaaaataatcTCACTGATTCACTAGCAacattttatgaaaattttataaagttaaaaTCTCGAGACCATATTATAGATTTTTCTTAaggaatcttttaaaaaatataacaaagcagcaaagtaatttatactgtataaaacaatttcgaaaatgaaaaaagagacTCATCATGTAAAATGCCAAAAATGCCTCGTCAACCACATCTTCAACGACGTGCGCGTAATATTTTtgctatcgtttagatttggttattgtttggtacgtgatcgtttacatatgactacaatttatctttttaactCTATGATGTAATTTTGTTACGCGATCATTTAATTTagttacgtttaaatttagtttttttagatttgatcgATTAAATTTGGAAACCCAAATctaacgatttttttttcaaaatttggtacacgattttcttaattcttcttgtacaccatcgtttagatttctctaaatgataatttattttttaaaacgatcgtttacatttgactacttcaatctaaatgatttattttcgAGATTGTTTatacacaatattttatttttctacccggtcgtttattttttttacacgatcatttacatttggctactccaatttaaattatttttttcaagactctttatacacgatcttttatttttatctaaatgatatttttttcaaatttctttataCAAAATCcgttagattttgctatatacGGTCGTTCATATTtgattacccaaatttaaacaatgtaaaaaaaaaaaaaaaaaaaagacggtgaaaagaaatcacattaaaaaaagattaaacgacgtaaaaaagaaatacgagaggaagaaagacaatgTAAAAAAATCAAGGAGtaatagtttgatgttttattacatttatgaaagtttccctttTCTTGATGAAATATTATTGAAATgttttattattcatttttatataatttacaGATAACTATAATAAAAGCCCATTCAACGAGAAACTTTTGTAGGGTCAAGATAAAtatctaaataaattttaaataatgtattttaaaaaatagtcaatttttatttttaaaatatgatcattttgaaatgtaataaaataaacaaaaatatttataaaaatatcaaaatattatagTCTATCCTTTCATAGATAGAGATGACATTTTGTTacatttctaaatatttttcaattttacaaCAATCCAgaaatttcttaaaattttaatgGACCAAAAAATATCCCTTAAGCCATAGTTTAAGGACCTTCCTATCTTGGTTTTGGTTGTAATATTACTTAGATCTCTTTATCCTCTCATGAAAAACGAAATTATTGAGTCCTTCATTGTGTAAAAAAGTCCATtgtgtaaataaaaaaaaaaaaaaaaaagggtttacTTGCATGGTGTAATGTGTTGGTTAGAAAGTTGCTAGCGAAAAGTGAGCCGTCAATCAAAATATTATCTCGCATTAGACTTCTCTATCCACTTTTATGGTTTGCTTTTCCTCAACGTTTTTACTACAAATCACATAAACAACATATCAAAAGAAACTTTACTTAATTGTTGTGTATTTACTGTCAAAGACTCGAACTTGCAAGGAAAGACAATGAAGCAAAACAAAGGATTATATGGAGCTCAAAAACTTGTGAATATAGCAGTAGAGAAGAACTATTCAAGCAAAAACAATGAAGCAAGAACATAGGTATAAATATCGATGGAAGAAGGATCCGCAAAGGATTATATTGCTTCGGTGATTTTTACGAACATCCACTCTCAATAAGGCAACAGCAAATCTTCATTCATCAAAGGTTTTCAAAATACCAAGGTAAACTCACAAAATTACTAATTTTCTCCCACTTTTACGTGTAGTTTCTTTAGCATTCTCATCACTATCGTCATTTTCCATCCCTCAATGTCTAATTTGCTTTTTCTGATTATAATTTTGATCCGAATTTAGTGTTAACCGTCTCATGTTGATTGCTACCTAATGTTAACACAATACCTTCAATAAACAACACTCGtcgagaaaaagaaaagaaaaggtaataCATTGCTCAAAAGAACACAACGACAAAAAAAGAAGCAGCAGAAGCCAAAGAAACCTCTACGTCACGTGCAAGCCAAAAAAATCCATTTGAGAAATGTTTTAAGATCACAAGACCAACAGTTtcgagattaaaaaaaaaacttttaacaCATAAACTTGGAAAACCTTTAACATGTTAAATGGGAAAACAGTAATAAAAcgttttgaaaaacaaaaaatagattCAAGACGACAAAATCAAAAAGTCAATTAATGGATTCATCAGCAAAAGGGAAGGTGAAATAAAGCCACGACAAAGGAGCTTATCAAAGAATTATGGCTTACAAGTTACAAATAACAATATGTTATTTGTAACATATTGAACTTAGTTAAGGGGCTAGAGAGCTTGCTCATAGTAAAAATGTATTAGTATTACCTTTCATGTAACTGTCACCACTGTTAGGCTTCTCAACGCCTTGAAATTCATTAACTAGCAACGAATTTCCTTTGGCTTTCTAACCAGCAGAGCTTCCTctgattttcttttcttgattTCGCCCACTAGTCTCTTCACATA containing:
- the LOC103482662 gene encoding IRK-interacting protein encodes the protein MAAPSPTSFISSSHFTPIQECDREEREDTSAAAGGCTDLGTSPKLYPTPLNRNMNGKSQTVKKRSESESDSVSSSDGPVSCNRCRPHAREKISVVPLDNSNGVNKQTYFSMASPNGIFKSLISSLTRKSPKSINESSALTAREEQWRAAVTELSQKLVQATRKRDEAVMEASRLKYAMAELEKKLDKLETYCHSLKSGIEECSGNSPCQIGKYNQIQSFQQSNQKQVIEHFLVSVSESRSSIRLLSRSLTLQLRHVGAKVYERISLLLQPYDIKISFSKNPRSMLFYLEALLNQAFFEDFESIGFQKNASTQVLNPIERCEANFECFNFLHELTWEEVLSKGTKHFSEDFSRFCDRKMSEIVAMLGWNRAWPEPLLQAFFSASKSVWLLHLLANSVHPNLPIFRVEKEADFDSVYMEDMGGDKARKLIPSLVRIMISPGFYVYGSVVKCKVLCRYNAAAASAVTAPVLSP